The sequence GTAGTATCTAGCTTCATTGCTCTTTCTGTCTGTCAATGTTAGTGCCTAACAGTTAATTGCTCTTACTCTTTAAGCGGCATCGGCTCCTGGATTGACTGGGATGTTTTCTTCAATTTGCATATTATTTTTCGCATTTTGCTGTGCATATTTATAAAATAATACAATGATTCCTATAGTTATAACAGCACTAAGAATATAGGTTATATTCATCGGTATTCGAAAGCCAATTTCCGCATGAAGGATATATGCTGTCGTTACATAGGTCATAAAAATACCTGGGAGCATGGCGATCCAATAATTCTTTTTAGCAATAAACAGGTACATGGAAGCTACCCATAATGCAATTACTGCTAGGGATTGATTTGCCCAAGAGAAATATCGCCAAAGTAATGTGAAATCCATATTGGTTAAGATAACGGAAATCGTAAATAATGGTAGAGCAATAATTAAGCGCTTAGCTATTTTACTTTGGGACATATTAAAATAATCAGCTATAATCATGCGAGCACTGCGGAATGCTGTATCTCCTGATGAGAGTGGAAGAAAGATAACGGACATAACGAGAACAGTACCTAAGATAGATCCAAGCATCATTGTACCAACTTCGCTTACAATTCCTCCTGTTCCAATCGTTTGAATCAATTCATTTAACGTTACTGTTTCGCCAAATAAACTCATTGCTGCTGCAGCCCAAACCATAGCAATAATTCCCTCTACAATCATCATGCCATAGAAAACGCTTCGTGCTTCTTTTTCATTTTTAGTTGTTCTGGCAATAATCGGTGATTGTGTTGCATGGAAGCCAGATAAAGCACCACAGGAGATAACTAAAAATAATAGTGGAAATACTGGAGTATTCTCTGGATGCATATTTGTTATGGAAATTTCAGGAATAGGAGCTTGATTAATGACAAGACTGATTCCTAATGAAAGTGTACCAACAAGCAAAAAGATACCGAAAATCGGAAAAAGTTTACCAATGATTTTATCTATAGGCAACATCGTTGATAAAATATAATATCCAAAAATGATAATAGTAAGAGTTACTAATGCAATAGAACCGTTAAATAAATCAAAAATTAAACTCGCGGAAGAACTAACAAAAACAGTACCAACTAATAATAATAAGATTACTGAAAACAGATTAACCAAATGCTTCATATATTTTCCTAAAAACTTACCAGCGAGTTGTGGAAGATGTGCTCCTCCATTACGGATAGAAATCATACCGGTCAAGTAATCATGAACGGCTCCTGCAAAAATGCAACCGAGGACAATCCAAAGAAAGGCTACAGGTCCATACAATGCCCCCATTATTGGACCGAATATGGGTCCAACTCCCGCAATACTGATTAATTCAATCATCGCATTTTTCCGTCTAGGCAATGGAAGATAGTCGACGCCATCTTGCTTTGTTATAGCGGGAGTAGGACGATCAGGTTTTACTCCAAAAACTTTTTCAATAAACTTACCATATGTGAAATAACCTACAATTAATAATATAATACCTCCTATAAATGTAAACATATAAACACTCCCCTTCATATGAATTCGTTTACATATTTAATGTAATATGAAGACGCTTTAAAAAGAGAGATTTTAGATAAGATGTCTTTTTTAGGAACTAACATGCAAAAAAGTGAGGATGAAAAGATATCAAATACGGTAGGGAGTTTTTCGAGTTGGTTGAGGAAATTTACAGAATGGCGGAGTTAGCAAAATTAGATAAAACCGAATTATAAACGGATACATTAACTAACTTTGGATCGGAACCCGATAAAGCAAATAATTTTCAAGCTGATGAAGAAAAGGGCAAACTTTGATGGAGGCAAAAATTATAGGATAGGAGTAAAAGTAATAAATTTAATAGTAGTCCTATCTAAAGTGAAGAAGTTTTTAGAAAAATTCCTGAATTCGTGTGAGAGATACGAAGTAAAAGATTAACCTTCTAACTAGCGAAAGTAAGGTAGTGGCTAGAGCACTCAAAACCAAGCAGAAGCCCAAAAACAAGAAACAGGTTGAAGAACAGGGAACGTCATTATAAGAAAAAGTACTAAAATCAACGTTTTACTGTTTGTTCCACTATAGGAAAGTATAAAATTTTAGGGTTTATCCCGCATGTAAGGTGCCATATTTTTCACATTTCAAAGATCTGCTTATCATTTTGCAACTTTATGAGAAAAACGGCACCTAAATGCCCGATTGGTTCAAGGGCCTTTAGGTCATACCCTTGTGGTACTAACATTCCGTGTAGAAAGCATTCCACGGAATGAAGTTTCACTTTATCGTATAAGAAAAACGACAGCTTTCGCTAAGACTTGGCGACAAGCCAAGTTTTTCTAAAATATACCTTTACCATCGGTGCTCTATACATGACTAGAAAGAGTCGTCCAATACATCAATATATGGAACAACTCCTGTAATGATATGACTGTACTTTAGTTTTAGCTAATAATTAAAGTTCCAAGCGTTCGCGTAAACCTTTCACATAATTACGACTAACCGGGAGAAGCTTTTCGCTTCCTTGTATTTTTAAATTATAAGCACCGTTAAACCAAGGTGTTATTTGACTGACATGATTCAAATTAATGAGATAGCTTTTATGAATACGAAAAAAACCAAACGGGATCAATTTCGATTCTAAATCTTTTAATGTTTTTTTAGTAAAAAATGTTTTAGAAGCAGTTATAATTTTTACTTGTTTCTCTTCGCTTTGAATATATAATATATCATTTGGTTCAAGGTATACTACACCATCTTCATTTTCAATACCTAGTTTATTTGCCGTTTCCTGTTCTATTTTCGCTTTACCGAGCACTATTTTTTCAATACGCGTAATTGTCTGAGCAAGTTGATTTTCATCATATGGTTTTAATAAATAATCAACTGCTTCATAGCGAAAAGCTTGTACGGCAAATTGCGGATATGCGGTAGCAAAAACTAATAATGGTGGTTTTTTAAGTTCCATTAAAGATTCAGCCGCTTCCATACCATCCATCCCCGGCATTTCTACATCTAAGAATACAAGGTCAGGCTTTTTTTTCATTGCCTCCATAATACAGGATTCACCTGAGTTTGCTTCCCCGATAACTTGAATAGATGGATAGGACCCTAGTAAATAGATTAGCTCTTCACGGTTTAATTTTTCATCATCAACAACTATCGTACGTATAACCGCTCGCATTATTTTTCCTCCGTTTCACGCTCTTTTGCTGGTATGATAAAACTGACCTCTGTCCCTTCGCCTAAATTACTATGAATTTGCAGCTTTGCTTGTTCGCCAAACTTCATATCCAGTCGACGATTAATATTATATAACGCCATCCCTGTTCCGGACTTTGAATGTATAACATGGTTGCCAATTTGCTTTACATATGCTGGATCCATTCCTTTTCCATTATCTATAACAGAAATATGGATCTGTTTATGTTTCCTTTTCACTTGTATTTCGATATGACAATTCGTTGCTTTATCTCTTAGTCCATGCTTCATAGCATTTTCGACAATTGGCTGTAAAATCAATGGAGGAATGGTTTCTTGTAAACAGCTTTCGTCAATATTGTAATCAACATGAAGGCGATCATAAAATCGTGTTAATTCAATATCTAAATATGCCTGAACATGTTTTAATTCCTGCTCAATCGTAGTTTCTTTATCTGTGGTTACGGTTAAGTTATTTCGCAAAAAATTGGATAACGATACGAGTAATTTGCGTGCTTTCATTGGATCGATTCGAATAAGTGATGTAATCGTATTTAATGTGTTAAATAGAAAATGTGGTCTAATTTGTGCTTGCAATGCATTAATTTCAGATTCTCTTGCTAATTGTAACGCCTGTTCAGCTCGAGCAATTTCAAGTTGATTGCTCAACAGCTTTGCAAGACCTGACATCATTTCCTTAACCACCGTGTTAATCTCATTTTTAGAATGATAATAAAATTTGAGTGTACCGATTGTTTTTTCGCCTTGCTTTAACGGAGCGATAACTACAGCTTTAAGCGGACAATCTTCATGGCTGCAATGGATCTGTTCTGAAGCTGCAACGGTAAGCTCTCCTGATTGAATCGTGTCACGAGTAACTTGGGTTTGGATACTGCTAGCTTGTGTGTGATGGTCATCTCCTAAGCCAACGTGAGCAAGAATTTCTTTATCATCTGTCATCGAAACGGCAATTGCATTCATCTCTCGATATAAAATGTTACAAACAGCTTGAGCTGTATGATAGTCCAACCCCTTTCGCAAATGCGCTAATGTCATATCTGCGATACGTAACGTCAACTGAGCTTGGTGTGCGCTTATTCTATCCTTTTCATTGGCAACCATTTGAATGATCAGTATAAATAAAGCTCCACCAAGTCCGTTTGCAAGCACCATTGGAAGTCCAATTACTTCTACAAGTGGAATGTTTTTTTCAATCGGTCTTGATAATAAAAGAATAAGTAGCATCTGTATAATTTCAGCTGAGGCCGTGATTGTAAATACTTTTGGCAAGGAATTATAGCTTTGTTTTTTATGGAAATAACCTGAAAAAACGCCGGCAATGATCGTTGCAAGTCCACAACTTAATGCGGTATAGCCACCGAGCATAAAACGATGGACGCCTGCAATAACTCCCGCACCGAATCCGATTTTATAACCACCAAGTAGTCCCGCCACTACTACACCAATGACTCTAAAATTAGCAATTGCTTCATCTGGTTCAATTCCTATTCGCCAACGCTCAATATCCGAAGTTGCTGAATTAAAAATAAGTCCAGTATACGTTCCAATAATCCCAAACAAACCAAAGAATAGCATGGCCTTATATTGTTGACTGTGGCTTAATGTACGTGGGGACATCAAATTACGAAAGAACCGAAATCTTGTTAATAAAAAGGCGAGCATAACAATGATACCGAGTCTTTCTAGCATCAAAACCAAAAGATCAAACATAAGTATAACCTCTTTTCCATCCGATTTGCTTGGTAATGTTATTGAATTCACAATTCAGCATAGGAAACTTTACCTGAATATAACATGGTAAACAGGCACTATTCTTGAAGCATAGCACTCCATTAAAAATTTTGATGATCATAACAAAGAGAAGTTGTAAGCTTATAGTTTAAAACTTGTCCGGCTTTTAAAACGTTTTAGAATAATTGAACTTTCTACCCGCGTAATGCCACTAACGGAATATAGTTCTTTATTAATAAAGGCTTCTAATTTTTGAAAGTCTTCTACAAGTACATGCATATGTAATGTACTCGGTCCAGTCATTTGATAAATGCTCGCTACTTGAGGATTATTTGCTAAATTTTGCGCAACTTCTTGAAGCTGCATTGGTTCAACATCTACTTCAAAAAAAGCAGAGACTTGTTTGCCAAATTTTTCAGAGTTAATCACAACGGTAAACTTCTCAATCACGCCTTTATCCTTTAAATTTTGAATTCGATCCTTTACGGCTACTCGAGATAGCCCAACCCTTTCTGCTAGCTCTACATATGATAGTCTCCCATCTTCAGATAATTCTGCTAGTAATTGTTTATCTATATTATCCAATTTCATGTTTTGAGCTCCTTATTGTTTATTATGTATCTAAGGCGGCTGTATAATGCTCACTTCTAGCATAATGGTATAGACCTTCTAAATGGATTCTGATTGGTTGACACGGCATTCTGAGAAGTGAAGAAATAAAATATGACCTTCTCAGCTACGTTTTAGTTTACCAGAATTTATATGTGAAGAAAACATAGTCAGGCTTAACCTTAGTGCACATAAGTCCTAATTGTATTTAAATTTATAGGTAAAAAAATATTCCGGTTTCCTTCGTTTCTGTGCTACATTATTATTCATTTTAAAACGTATAAAGCAACTTGATTAGTGCTCATATACTTAGGTGATTTCATTTTTATCCGTTTCGTAAGACTCTCACTCTTGAGAGACGGAGTCTGAGTGGGAGATAACGGCACCAACATGTCGATTCGTTCAAAGCGCTTTAGGTCATACCTTTGTGATACTAGTATTCAGTACGGGAATGGAGGAAAGCCTAACTAAATGAAGTTTCACTTTCATATTGAATAGTTTTAACTGCTATTTTTTTACTTCCTCATTACGCCTTGAAGAAGTTATTGGTTGGTGAACGGTTTTATTTCAAGTTTTGAGAAACACGAAAGAGAAAGTGTTATCGTTCTATATAAAAGCGGTATTTTAAAATTTTTACATAACAGTTGCCTATATTGAATAAGAAATTACAAAAAGAAGGTGAAACTAATTAAATATTTTATATAAGAAGGTGTTATTTGTTATTTTATTTATTTATGTTTGTGGCGTTATTTACAAATTTAGAGTTGTTTGATAATATACACTATAAGTTGACTGAAAAAAGATATAGTTATGCTTAGTGCACTTATACGTTGACCATGAAAAATTTTGATGCTTTATCTCGAATGTAAGGTGGCCGTAAGACTCCCACTTCAAGAGCTGAGGACGATACAAAAAGTCTAAGTGGCGCCTAAATCCCCGATACAACCGTCAGTCATACCCTTGCGGTACTAACAATCAGTGAGGGATGAAAGGAAACCCCCGATTGACGTTTCACTTTATCTTCATTTTCAGTGTTAAATTTGCCAACGTACGATATGTCATTTTACCGTACTTTTTTACATTCGCTTAAAAAAATTTAACGATGCAAAGGGGGACATTTAGAAACATGCAATTCTTATTTAGTCAAACACAGCCATATACAACAACTCGACAGGTTACTTATGCCAGAAATGGAATGGTGGCAACCTCCCAGCCACTAGCTTCACAAGCGGGATTGGAAATATTAAAAAAGGGAGGAAATGCTATTGATGCAGCTATTGCTACTGCAGCGTGTTTGACAGTCGTAGAACCAACCTCTAACGGTATCGGTGGAGATGCATTTGCATTAGTGTGGACACAAGACAAACTGCATGGATTAAATGCCAGTGGTAAATCTCCAAAGTCGATATCTATTGAGGCAATCAAGGAAGCCGGTTTTGATAAAATTCCAAAACATGGCTGGATTCCAGTAACTGTACCCGGTGCTCCAGGTGCGTGGGCTGAGCTGTCTAAACGTTTTGGTAAATTGCCACTGTCTGTTGTTTTGGAGCCTGCTATTCAGTATGCATGGGAAGGGTATCCAGTTTCACCAATTTTGAGTAGATTTTGGAAAAAAGCGTTTGAAGCATATAAACATGAATTAACAGATGAACTGTTTAACGCATGGTTTACAACGTTTGCTCCTAATAATCGTGCACCGGAACCGGGAGAAATATGGAATTCACCGGATCATGCAAAAACCTTAAAGGAAATTTCCGATACCTATGCAGAATCCTTTTATCGTGGAGAAATAGCTGAACGAATTGCTCAATTTTCTAAAGATAATGGTGGGTTTTTAAGTGGTGAAGATTTGGCTAATTATAAGCCGGATTGGGTAGAGCCAATAAAAGTGAACTATCGAGGATTTGATATTTGGGAAATACCACCCAATGGGCAAGGCATTGTTGCACTTCAAGCTCTAAATATTTTGCGTGGATTTAAGTTTATGGAGAAGGAATCTGTTGATACTTACCATAAGCAGATTGAGGCAATCAAGCTTGCGTTTGCGGATGGTGGAAAACATGTAACTGAATCCAGGTATATGAAACATTCCGTAGAAGAATTACTAAATGAGACATATGGCGAATTACGCAGATCGCTTATTCAAGATAAAGCATTACAGCCTGAAGCAGGAGAACCAGTTCTTAGCGGTACCGTGTACTTAGCGACAGCAGATCATGAAGGAAATATGGTATCTTTTATCCAAAGTAATTATATGGACTTTGGCTCTGGGTTGGTTGTACCTGGTACTGGAATAGCTTTGCAAAATCGCGGTCATAATTTTTCGATGGATGAAAATCATGTAAATGCACTTCGTGGTGATAAGCGTACATACCACACGATTATTCCAGGCTTTATATCAAAGGGGAATCAACCCCTCGGACCTTTTGGCGTAATGGGAGGATTTATGCAGCCACAGGGACATGTACAGGTAGTAATGAATACGCTTGATTTTCAATTAAACCCTCAAGCAGCATTGGACGCACCACGTTGGCAATGGCTGAAAGATAAACAGGTGGAAGTAGAACAGCGATTCCCTCCTCACATAGCTATGCAATTAGCCGAAAAGGGACATGATGTGAAAATTCAGCTGGAATCGAATAGCTTTGGTAGAGGGCAAATTATTTGGCGAAATGCAGAGACAGGGGTGCTGGTTGGCGGCACAGAATCTCGTACTGATGGAACAATTGCTGCTTGGTAAACTGAATGATTTAACAAAGGTATGTGAGTTATGAAAACACATTGGAATATTTTTATCGCTTTTTTCCGTGTAGGGATACTCGGCTATGGGGGCGGCCCCAGCTCGATTCCATTAATTCATAAAGAAGTAGTTGACAAATATAAATGGATGGACGCTGAAGAATTCGGAGATTTATTGGCGTTAGGGAATACGTTGCCGGGACCAATTGCGACAAAACTAGCAGGTTATATTGGTTATCGCGTTTCTGGATTTTGGGGAATGATGAATGCTGTTTTGGCATCGATCTTACCAACCATTATATTGATGATTGTCTTACTGTCTTCTTTATCTTCTATTAAAGGATTTGATTGGGTTCAAGGGATGACAGCAGCTGTAATTCCGGTTGTGGGCGTTATGCTTCTTGTATTAACTTGGCAATTTATTCAAAAAGCTGGAAACGGACTTGGTTGGGTGGTAACCAGTGTGATGCTGATTGCCGTCTTTATTCTGTTAGAAATATTGCATGTGCATCCAGCTATAATCATAGGAGGATTATTAATAGCTGCCCTGTTAAAAAAGGATCGAAATCGAAAAGAAGGGGCAGCCCGCAAAGAAGGTGATACCTTATGATTTATTGGGAAATATTTCTTGCATTTTTTATTCCGGGCATTTTAGGTTATGGCGGCGGCCCAGCTTCGATTCCACTTGTGGAAAATGAAGTTGTCTCCCGTTATGGATGGATGAATGTACAAGAGTTTAGTGAAGTTCTTGCACTAGGGAATGCACTGCCTGGTCCGATCGCTACAAAAATGGCAGGCTATATCGGATTTGAGGTGGGGGGAGTATTAGGTGCTGCTGTAGCAGTCTTTGCCACAGTTGCACCGTCACTATTACTTATTATTATTTTACTAAACATCTTATATAAATATAAAGACTCCCCAAAAGTTAAGCGAATGACGTTGTTCATCAGACCAGTTATTGGAATATTACTCGGGGTGATGGCTTGGCGGTTTTTTAACGAATCTTATGTAAGTATTGGATTCGTGCAAACAGCGGTGTTAGCACTTCTTAGTTATCTATTAATGGAACGACTGAAGTTACATCCTGCATTTGTCATTGGAGGTGCACTTATTTATGGAGGATTTTGGTTATAGCCCCTCCGATCATCATTTTACTCAATTTTTAAACAGCTTCTATAACCATTATTCCGTGGGTATAAAGAACCCACGGAATAGATTTTACACCATTTACTTCACTAAATTTAGTTTTTTTAGTCCGTTGTAAATACCCGAATCATCAACAGAAGTGGTTCGGTGTTTTGCATATGGAAACAGATCTGGATTACTATTTCCCATAGCAAAACCTTCACCTACCACTTGCAGCATTTCTTTATCGTTCATTCCATCACCGAAGGCAATTGCCTGTTCTGGTTTTCCTCCTATATGCTGAAGCACTTTTTTTACTGCCTCTCCTTTATTTACTCGTTTACGAATAACATCATAACAGTCGGAAATACCATTTACGATCACTTCAGATAAATAAAAATCGTTATTTAAAATTTCATATTCCTTGGCCTGTTCAGGAGGGACATTGATTAGCGAAAAGCTAAGGATTTGACTATGCACATCTTGTGTTAACATGCGATTATTTTTTAACTGGAATACTTCAGAAAAGTTCTTCATAACTGGGTTCGTTAATGAGGTAAAATAATTTTTATCACTTGTATAGCAAACAATTTCATGATTATTTTTTTTAGCGACTGCCAAAAATTGCTCAAAGGTGCTTTGATTTATTGGTTCATCTACAAGAATATTATCTTCATAGATGGCATACGCTCCATTATAACCAATATAGCCTTCTACACCTAGTTCTTCTCCCAGTTCTTTCACTTCATGAAGTGGCCTTCCGGTGCAAATAAATACAAGCATACCTTGTTCTTGTACTTGTCCTATTGCCTCTTTTGTAGAGGAAGTGTACGTATGATCTGGTGTTAAAATCGTGCCGTCAATATCGAGGAATAGTGTTTTATATGTCATGGACTTTGATTTCTCCTTTATTTGATGAAGTGTTTGTCGTCTCTATTATGAAACGATTCTAGTATTTGTCAACTAATTTTACGGTCATAGCATATAAAACATTCTTAAGAATAATTTACATTCATTTAGAAAGACTTGGCTGCCAAGTCTTTATGGCGAAAGCTACCGTTTTTCTTATAGTGTAAAAAAATACAGCCAAGTTTGAATAAACTTGGCTGTATAGTTTAAATAGGAAGAGGATGTTTTTTAAAAAGGAAATAATTTTAATCACTAGTATTAGATGGACGAGTATAAACTTTATTTTGTTTATCTACAAACATAAAGTTCTAAATTACAAATCATTGTGCTTAATTAGCCAATTTTTAATGGATTGAACAACAGACTCCACGGTTTCTTCAAGAAAAGGTGAGGACAAATTAGCAGCTTTTACCAGTTCTAAAAAAGACTTAGAACCTCCCAGCTTACATAGTTTTACATAGTCTTGCCAGGCAGTTTGAAAATCTTCTCTTGAGCGTTTCCAAAACTGAAATGCGCATAGTTGGGCTAATGTATAGTCAATATAATAAAAAGGGTCCTCATAGATATGCCCTTGCTTTTGCCAAAAACGTCCAGATGAAAAATAGTCATTTCCGTCATAGTCGCGATGCGGAAGGTAGATTGCCTCCAATTGTTTCCATGCCTTATTCCGTTCATCCGGTGACCATTCTGGATGAGCATATACTAAATGTTGGAATTCATCAACCGCTACACCATAAGGAATAAACAATAAGCCACCGGTTATGTGTGCGTATTGATATTTTTCAGTTTCTTCTTCAAAGAAAAGCTTCATCCATGGCCAAGTAAAGAACTCCATACTCATGGAATGTATTTCTGCTGCTTCTAAGGTAGGAAAAGTATACTCAGGAATTCCAATGGTTCTACTACAGTATGTTTGGAACGCATGACCTGCTTCGTGTGTCAGAACGTCAATATCACTAGATGTTCCATTAAAGTTAGCAAAAATAAACGGTGATTGGTAATCTTCTATAAAAGTACAGTAGCCTCCTGCCTCTTTTCCCTTTTTTGCTTCCAGATCCATTAAGTTACGCTCCAGCATAAAATGAAAGAATTCATTGGTCTCAGGTGAAAGTTCTGCATACATTTTCTTGCCATTATGAATGATCCAATCTGCATTTCCTCTAGGAGTCGGATTACCATCTGGATACTTAAACATTTCGTCATAATATTTCAATGTATCTACATGGATACGTTGAGCGTGTTTCTCATAAAGTTTCGAAGCTAACGGAACGATAACATCACGCACTTGCTTGCGAAAAACAGCTACCATTTCAGGATTGTAATCAATGCGTTGCATACGAAGATAACCAACTTCGGTAAAATTACGAAATCCAAGCTTCTTTGCGATTTTATGTCTAACGTTGACGAGCTGGTCATAGATCTCATCAAATTGTGCTTTGTTTTCGGCAAAGAAATCGGCTCTTACTTGAACAGCTTTTTTTCGGATATTCCGGTTTTTATCTTCGGTAAAGGGACCTAACTGAGCAAGGGTATATGTTTTCCCTTGAAACTCTACTTCGGCTGAAGCTACTAGCTTTGCGTACGAAGAAGTTAGCTTATTTTCTGTTTGCAGCAAGGGAATTATTTCTGGTGAAAAGGTTCTTACACTGCATTCTGCGATGTGAAATAACTGAGAACCCCATTGTTGCTCAAGCTCTTTTCTAAATGGGGATTGAATGAGCTCTTTATAAAATGTAACATCCAGTTCCTTTATTTCCGGTTCAGCATGATCAAAGAAATCACGTTCATTCTGATAAAACTCATCATTTGTATCAATAGATGAGCGAATAAAGACTAAATTAAATAATGTGGATAATCTGTTTCTAAATTGGTTAATAGCTTGGATAGCTTTATTTGCTTCATAGATAGTTGAAGCTTCAATAAGTGCGTTTAACAGATGAGTAAACTGTTCCTTTTCTTTAGCTAGATTTGGTCGTTTGTATATATATTGTTCAAAAGTTGTTGCCACGGTATCCCTCCTTGTTTGAATCCCGCATGAACGGGCGGAACATGCACATTTTAATAGCGTTATAGTAGCTGTTATGGAAAATGTAAAAAAATCTATCCATGATAGGTGTTTTAATTTACTTTGCATCTAGGTGACAGATGTTGTTTCAATGACATTCATAAACGGATTTTTAAGTGCATGTTTTATCTCGCATATAACTGGCAGTAAGACTTCCACTTCCCACTTTAATGCTACGAGGTAATCCCTAGGAAGATAAGGGGGAGAATCCAACTGCAAGTCAAATGTCTGAATCTGTTGTTTCTAATAGTTCAGTGGGGATAAAAGAAAAACCCACTGATTTACTTTATTTAATTCGACATACGAAACTTAAAATCCTGTTTATTTTTCAAAATTCATTAGTTATTCTAGTAGAATATAAAATTACCATGTAATAAAAAGTAAAAAGATAAGCAGTATTTAATAGTAGGTATTTTGAAAAAGAGAATAAAATCGCTACGGTCTTGAAAGATCGCCATGTGCTGCTACAAATTAGGTGAAATCACTTTTGAAAAAAAGGCTAGGTTTATTGACTTTCGTTCATTTCAATTGTAGACTATATTAAGCATATACTTATGTA is a genomic window of Virgibacillus proomii containing:
- a CDS encoding M3 family oligoendopeptidase translates to MATTFEQYIYKRPNLAKEKEQFTHLLNALIEASTIYEANKAIQAINQFRNRLSTLFNLVFIRSSIDTNDEFYQNERDFFDHAEPEIKELDVTFYKELIQSPFRKELEQQWGSQLFHIAECSVRTFSPEIIPLLQTENKLTSSYAKLVASAEVEFQGKTYTLAQLGPFTEDKNRNIRKKAVQVRADFFAENKAQFDEIYDQLVNVRHKIAKKLGFRNFTEVGYLRMQRIDYNPEMVAVFRKQVRDVIVPLASKLYEKHAQRIHVDTLKYYDEMFKYPDGNPTPRGNADWIIHNGKKMYAELSPETNEFFHFMLERNLMDLEAKKGKEAGGYCTFIEDYQSPFIFANFNGTSSDIDVLTHEAGHAFQTYCSRTIGIPEYTFPTLEAAEIHSMSMEFFTWPWMKLFFEEETEKYQYAHITGGLLFIPYGVAVDEFQHLVYAHPEWSPDERNKAWKQLEAIYLPHRDYDGNDYFSSGRFWQKQGHIYEDPFYYIDYTLAQLCAFQFWKRSREDFQTAWQDYVKLCKLGGSKSFLELVKAANLSSPFLEETVESVVQSIKNWLIKHNDL